A genomic window from Haladaptatus caseinilyticus includes:
- a CDS encoding ferredoxin, which produces MKIEYDRNTCTGMYQCTAEWEEFVENRQEGKADLLESKEVEDGIFVRDVPEGAEFDAEMAARVCPVDAIKVFDDDGEQIV; this is translated from the coding sequence ATGAAGATCGAGTACGACCGGAACACCTGTACGGGTATGTACCAGTGCACCGCCGAATGGGAGGAATTCGTGGAGAATCGGCAGGAAGGGAAAGCCGACCTGCTGGAAAGCAAGGAAGTAGAGGACGGAATTTTCGTGCGAGATGTTCCCGAAGGAGCGGAATTCGACGCCGAAATGGCTGCCCGCGTCTGTCCCGTGGACGCGATCAAGGTGTTCGACGACGATGGCGAGCAAATCGTTTGA
- a CDS encoding glycosyltransferase family 4 protein yields MRVLQTPPRYHPFIGGVEEYVATLSEKLVGRGHEVTVLCAQSEPDTPAREVRNSVRVRRLPVFGYLANTPIMPHLPSVLLDEAAQADIIHTHLPTPWSADLSALVGTITRTPTVLTYHNNVVGTGIARVAAGAYNAAPLPTTLRLADTVITTQESYVQRSRPLQSVQSKVECIPNGVDIRRFRPVTVSPGEKRSLGFAPNRTSVLFLSTLDEYHRYKGLDVLLEAMSMLAAIMPEPPQLVVGGDGVLRPEYETLAARLGVESRVRFLGRIPDSELVAAYNAADAFVLPSTDSDQEGFGLVLLEALATGTPVVSTDIVGVADDIESTDVGRVVNRGDPGALAKGIRDVLGWDDGTLPERCRSLCERRYSARTNMERVLDVYSALTRTA; encoded by the coding sequence ATGCGGGTGCTTCAGACACCGCCACGATATCATCCATTCATCGGCGGCGTGGAGGAGTACGTCGCGACTCTCTCCGAGAAGCTTGTCGGTCGGGGACACGAGGTGACCGTTCTCTGTGCGCAATCGGAACCAGACACGCCAGCACGAGAGGTACGGAACTCGGTTCGAGTTCGCCGTCTCCCAGTGTTCGGCTATCTGGCGAACACGCCGATAATGCCGCATCTGCCGAGCGTCCTGCTCGACGAGGCTGCCCAGGCGGACATCATTCACACGCACCTGCCGACGCCGTGGAGTGCCGACTTGAGTGCACTCGTGGGAACCATCACCCGGACACCGACGGTACTCACCTATCACAACAACGTCGTCGGAACGGGAATCGCGAGGGTTGCGGCAGGAGCGTACAATGCTGCTCCACTACCGACGACGCTCCGTCTCGCCGACACCGTCATCACCACACAAGAGTCGTACGTCCAGCGCTCACGTCCGTTGCAGTCGGTGCAGTCGAAGGTCGAATGTATCCCCAATGGTGTCGATATTCGTCGATTTCGGCCGGTTACCGTTTCTCCGGGAGAAAAACGATCACTCGGGTTTGCACCGAACCGAACCAGCGTTCTCTTCCTCAGCACGCTGGACGAGTATCATCGATACAAAGGCCTCGACGTACTGCTTGAGGCGATGTCCATGCTCGCGGCAATCATGCCGGAGCCACCACAGCTCGTCGTCGGTGGGGATGGTGTACTCCGCCCGGAGTACGAGACGTTGGCGGCCCGACTCGGCGTCGAGAGCCGAGTTCGGTTTCTCGGTCGAATTCCCGATTCCGAACTGGTAGCGGCGTACAACGCGGCAGACGCGTTCGTGCTTCCATCGACCGACTCGGACCAGGAAGGGTTTGGCCTCGTGTTACTGGAAGCGCTCGCCACCGGAACACCCGTCGTCTCGACGGACATCGTCGGCGTGGCGGACGATATAGAATCCACGGATGTCGGTCGAGTCGTCAACCGGGGCGACCCAGGTGCACTCGCGAAAGGGATTCGTGACGTTCTCGGGTGGGACGACGGTACGCTTCCGGAACGTTGTCGGTCGCTGTGTGAGCGCCGATACTCGGCACGAACGAATATGGAACGGGTACTGGACGTTTATTCGGCACTGACGCGAACGGCATAA
- a CDS encoding ATP-dependent DNA helicase, with product MKVADLTGLPEGVPEHFEDHGIEELYPPQAEAVEAGITDGESIVASIPTASGKTFIAELAMLSSVARGGKALYIVPLRALASEKKEEFEEFEQYGVSIGVSTGNYDSDGDWLASKDIIVATSEKVDSLVRNGAKWVDDLSCVVADEVHLVNDAHRGPTLEVTLAKLRRVNPNLQTVALSATVGNADEMAEWLDATLIDSSWRPIDLRKGVLYGQALHFDDGTQQELQRGKQKETAALVEDTLGDEGSSLVFVNSRRNAEAAAKRLADVTSEYLSDDERRQLRDIAEEIREVSDTETSEDLASAVEKGSAFHHAGLASEHRSLVEEVFRDRLVKVISATPTLAAGVNTPSRRVIVRDWRRYDGDVGGMQPLDVLEVHQMFGRAGRPGLDPYGEAVLIAKSHEELQELFDQYVWADPEPVHSKLAAEPALRTHILATVASGFAGTEDELLDFLERTLYATQTDETGRLETVTQRVLDYLERNGFLERDDRLRATGLGHRVSQLYLDPMSAAEIIDGLRTANDDPTALGLYHLVSRTPDMYQLYLRSGDRERYTEIAYEREQEFLGSMPSEFEDHAFEDWLSALKTARLLENWASELDEDRITERYAIGPGDIRGKVDTAEWLLNAAERLAAELQRTDGESLPSTTTTAVREARKRVEYGVEEELLDLAGVRNVGRKRARRLYEAGIESRADLREADKSVILGALRGRRKTTETILENVGRKDPSLDGIEADSEAKANAAQAANEHSGQQSLGDFE from the coding sequence GTGAAAGTCGCCGATTTGACGGGATTACCGGAGGGGGTCCCCGAACATTTCGAAGACCACGGTATCGAGGAGCTGTACCCGCCACAGGCTGAGGCAGTCGAAGCGGGTATTACCGACGGCGAAAGTATCGTCGCCAGCATCCCGACTGCCAGCGGAAAGACGTTCATTGCGGAATTGGCGATGCTTTCGAGCGTCGCCCGCGGCGGAAAGGCCCTCTACATCGTCCCGCTTCGCGCCCTCGCCAGCGAGAAAAAAGAGGAGTTCGAGGAGTTCGAACAGTATGGCGTTTCGATAGGCGTCTCGACCGGAAACTACGATAGCGATGGCGACTGGTTGGCGTCGAAGGATATCATCGTCGCCACGAGCGAGAAAGTCGATTCGCTCGTTCGAAACGGCGCGAAATGGGTTGACGACCTTTCTTGCGTCGTTGCCGACGAGGTTCACCTCGTCAACGACGCACACCGTGGCCCGACGCTCGAAGTTACCCTCGCTAAACTTCGACGTGTCAATCCGAACCTTCAGACCGTCGCGCTCTCCGCGACGGTCGGTAACGCCGACGAGATGGCGGAGTGGTTGGACGCTACTCTCATCGATTCGTCGTGGCGGCCCATCGACCTCCGAAAAGGCGTTCTCTACGGACAGGCACTCCATTTCGACGATGGCACACAGCAGGAACTCCAGCGCGGGAAACAAAAGGAGACTGCCGCACTGGTTGAAGACACGCTCGGTGACGAGGGTTCGTCGCTCGTCTTCGTCAATTCGCGTCGAAATGCGGAGGCAGCGGCGAAGCGACTCGCAGACGTGACGAGCGAGTACCTCTCCGACGACGAGCGTCGCCAGCTCCGTGATATCGCGGAGGAAATTCGGGAAGTAAGCGACACCGAAACGAGTGAGGACCTCGCAAGCGCGGTCGAAAAGGGCTCCGCGTTCCACCACGCCGGACTCGCCAGCGAACACCGTTCGCTGGTCGAGGAGGTGTTCCGTGACCGTCTCGTAAAAGTCATCAGCGCGACGCCGACGCTCGCGGCAGGTGTGAACACGCCAAGCCGCCGGGTCATCGTCCGCGATTGGCGGCGCTACGACGGCGATGTCGGCGGTATGCAACCCCTCGACGTGCTCGAAGTACACCAGATGTTCGGACGAGCGGGAAGGCCGGGACTCGACCCCTACGGCGAAGCCGTGCTCATCGCCAAAAGTCACGAGGAACTACAGGAACTGTTCGACCAGTACGTCTGGGCCGACCCGGAACCGGTTCATTCGAAACTCGCCGCTGAACCGGCGCTCCGAACGCACATCCTCGCGACGGTCGCGTCAGGATTCGCGGGCACTGAGGATGAGCTACTGGATTTCCTCGAACGAACCTTGTACGCGACACAGACCGACGAAACAGGCCGGCTCGAAACCGTCACTCAGCGAGTGCTCGACTATCTCGAACGGAATGGCTTTCTCGAACGTGATGACCGTCTACGGGCGACCGGTCTCGGTCACCGCGTCTCGCAACTCTATCTCGACCCGATGAGCGCGGCGGAAATCATCGACGGTTTGCGCACAGCAAACGACGACCCCACTGCGTTGGGACTGTATCACCTCGTCTCGCGCACACCGGACATGTATCAGCTCTATCTCCGGTCCGGGGACCGTGAACGCTACACAGAAATTGCCTACGAGCGGGAACAGGAGTTCCTCGGTTCGATGCCCTCCGAGTTCGAAGATCACGCCTTCGAGGATTGGCTCTCCGCACTGAAGACGGCGCGTCTCCTGGAAAACTGGGCCAGTGAACTGGACGAGGACCGGATTACGGAGCGTTACGCTATCGGCCCCGGCGATATCCGCGGCAAAGTCGACACGGCGGAGTGGTTGCTGAACGCGGCCGAACGGCTTGCCGCCGAACTCCAGCGAACCGACGGCGAGAGTCTCCCGTCTACGACCACGACCGCTGTCCGCGAGGCGCGAAAACGAGTCGAGTACGGTGTCGAGGAAGAGCTGCTTGACCTCGCAGGTGTGCGAAACGTCGGTCGAAAACGTGCCCGTCGGTTGTACGAGGCGGGAATCGAATCACGTGCGGACCTTCGCGAGGCGGACAAGTCGGTTATCCTCGGCGCACTTCGTGGCAGACGAAAGACCACGGAGACCATTCTCGAAAACGTTGGTCGAAAGGATCCCTCGCTGGACGGCATTGAAGCTGATTCCGAGGCAAAGGCCAATGCAGCTCAAGCCGCAAACGAACACAGTGGCCAGCAGAGCCTCGGTGATTTCGAATGA
- a CDS encoding oligosaccharide flippase family protein gives MKRGIYGRLFGGSFVVLVGNVLGMGIAFLTRVVLARLLGVDGYGVLAFCVSLLELLTLVTSLGMEEGVARNIPRHEDPGGIFLTAIQVAFGTALIAAGILALFSTTVSKLFLVPTAVPVVTLFAVALPFQSVVWLSLGGFRGIGDATRIAVVQNVLLRGAIVLFAVVGIYLGYGIVGAAAGWVVGTAVTAGLAVLILAQETSLLSSAQRTYSRLSNHTVPLLRFSVPLVIATAAWQLIQATDDMVIGYFLPPAEIGVFDAAFTTGRIMLLFVWSFSALFLPMFSELDDDETTHEEMTRLYSLVTKWVVVFTLPVFLFVVGFPGTIMTALFGEAYTSGGLVLAIVVAGFFVEVTTGMTRAALTAIGDTTFIFWTTTATIIANVGLGILLVPSFGIVGVAAATAVTYAALNVGSAIRLYVERGFHALSDALARITGSSVALFGLLYVLFGSSIRSSLPLVLLSGMVFYVVHMGLFFAVGGLEAEDFELLKGYADVLPIDINSLRDLLNRR, from the coding sequence ATGAAACGCGGTATCTATGGCCGACTCTTTGGTGGGTCGTTCGTCGTTCTCGTCGGCAACGTCCTCGGGATGGGTATCGCCTTTCTGACTCGTGTCGTCCTTGCTCGCCTGTTGGGAGTCGATGGATACGGTGTGCTTGCGTTCTGTGTTTCGCTTCTTGAACTGCTCACGCTCGTCACAAGCCTCGGCATGGAGGAAGGCGTCGCACGAAACATCCCCAGACACGAGGATCCGGGTGGCATCTTTCTGACCGCGATTCAGGTCGCTTTCGGTACCGCGCTCATCGCGGCAGGCATACTCGCGCTCTTTTCGACGACCGTTTCGAAGCTCTTTCTCGTTCCAACTGCGGTTCCCGTCGTCACTCTGTTCGCTGTCGCCCTCCCGTTCCAGTCTGTCGTCTGGTTATCGCTCGGCGGGTTTCGTGGTATCGGCGATGCGACGCGAATCGCGGTAGTGCAGAACGTTCTACTCAGGGGTGCCATTGTTCTTTTCGCCGTCGTGGGAATCTATCTCGGGTACGGCATCGTCGGGGCCGCAGCAGGGTGGGTCGTCGGAACCGCAGTTACTGCCGGTCTCGCCGTCCTTATCCTCGCCCAAGAGACGTCCCTGCTCTCGTCAGCACAACGGACGTACTCCCGTCTCTCTAACCACACTGTCCCGCTGCTTCGGTTTTCCGTACCCCTCGTCATCGCGACTGCGGCCTGGCAACTCATCCAGGCAACCGACGACATGGTTATCGGGTACTTCCTTCCACCCGCAGAAATCGGCGTTTTCGATGCGGCGTTCACGACCGGCAGAATCATGCTCCTCTTTGTCTGGTCGTTTTCGGCGCTCTTTCTCCCGATGTTCTCGGAATTGGATGACGATGAAACGACGCACGAAGAGATGACGCGATTATATTCACTGGTGACGAAGTGGGTCGTCGTCTTCACACTCCCGGTGTTTCTGTTCGTCGTCGGCTTTCCGGGGACGATAATGACTGCACTTTTCGGTGAAGCGTACACGTCCGGTGGATTGGTGCTTGCAATCGTCGTCGCGGGGTTTTTCGTCGAGGTGACGACTGGAATGACGCGCGCCGCGCTCACGGCTATCGGCGATACGACGTTTATATTTTGGACGACGACGGCGACCATTATCGCCAACGTCGGGTTGGGAATCCTCCTCGTCCCCTCGTTCGGGATCGTCGGCGTCGCTGCGGCCACTGCCGTGACGTATGCTGCGCTTAACGTCGGTTCAGCGATTCGACTCTACGTTGAGCGTGGGTTTCACGCTCTTTCTGACGCGCTCGCTCGTATCACAGGTTCCTCGGTGGCCCTCTTCGGACTTCTGTACGTTCTTTTCGGATCATCGATTCGGTCGTCACTGCCGCTAGTGCTCCTCTCCGGGATGGTTTTCTACGTCGTTCACATGGGCTTGTTTTTCGCAGTTGGAGGTCTCGAAGCGGAGGATTTCGAGCTGCTGAAGGGGTACGCGGATGTGCTCCCGATCGATATCAACTCGTTGCGCGATCTGCTGAACCGTCGATGA
- a CDS encoding Cdc6/Cdc18 family protein, with product MSDENTTPPDERTDRGSRGFEGVDLDEVVLDDTDGESNQGLFDDLLSGEPIFENKEVLRPSYTPHELPHRKEQINRMATILVAALRGETPSNILIYGKTGTGKTASAKFVSQELERTSLKYEVPCEVEYINCEVTDTQYRVLAQLANKFIENNQVDIENRISELRDVRDGVAAESGQLTNTEFDSLDAIEDRIDELEDDADEMEAVPMTGWPTDRVYNTFFEAVDYQERVVVIMLDEIDKLVEKSGDDTLYNLSRMNSELENSRVSIMGISNDLKFTDFLDPRVKSSLGEEEIVFPPYDANQLRDILQHRADVAFKADALSDDVIPLCAAFAAQEHGDARRALDLLRTAGELAERDQKERIEEGHVRKAQDKIELDRVVEVVRTLPTQSKLVLFSTISLEKNGVHNINTGEVYNVYKHLCEEIDADILTQRRVTDLISELDMLGIVNAVVVSKGRYGRTKEISISVPIDETEAVLQSDSRLSDIDDIQPFMQQARFEN from the coding sequence ATGTCAGACGAAAATACCACTCCACCGGACGAACGAACTGACCGCGGGAGCCGTGGTTTTGAGGGTGTTGATTTGGACGAAGTCGTACTGGACGACACGGATGGTGAGAGCAACCAGGGGTTGTTCGATGATCTACTCAGTGGTGAGCCGATCTTCGAGAACAAGGAAGTTCTTCGACCCTCATACACGCCGCACGAACTCCCACATAGAAAAGAGCAGATCAATCGGATGGCGACCATTCTCGTCGCCGCCCTTCGAGGCGAAACTCCGTCGAATATCCTCATCTACGGGAAGACAGGGACTGGCAAGACTGCAAGCGCGAAGTTCGTCAGTCAAGAACTCGAACGAACCTCGTTGAAGTACGAAGTGCCGTGTGAAGTCGAGTATATAAACTGCGAGGTCACCGATACACAGTACCGCGTGCTCGCGCAACTCGCCAACAAGTTTATCGAAAACAACCAAGTCGATATCGAAAATCGAATCTCCGAACTTCGAGACGTCCGTGACGGCGTTGCCGCCGAATCCGGTCAGTTGACAAATACGGAGTTCGATTCGCTCGATGCAATCGAAGACCGCATCGACGAACTCGAAGACGACGCCGACGAGATGGAGGCCGTCCCGATGACTGGATGGCCGACCGACCGCGTCTACAACACGTTTTTCGAGGCCGTCGATTATCAGGAGCGAGTCGTCGTTATCATGCTGGACGAAATCGACAAACTGGTCGAAAAATCCGGTGATGACACCCTCTACAACCTTTCCCGGATGAACTCGGAACTCGAGAACTCGCGGGTGTCGATCATGGGTATCAGCAACGACTTGAAATTCACCGATTTTCTCGACCCTCGTGTCAAATCCAGTCTCGGTGAGGAGGAAATCGTCTTCCCACCATACGACGCGAACCAACTTCGCGATATCCTTCAACACCGAGCGGATGTGGCGTTCAAAGCCGATGCCCTTTCAGACGACGTAATTCCACTGTGTGCCGCCTTCGCCGCGCAGGAACACGGTGACGCCCGCCGTGCGCTCGACTTGCTTCGCACCGCTGGCGAACTTGCAGAACGTGATCAGAAAGAGCGCATCGAGGAAGGCCACGTCCGCAAAGCACAGGACAAAATCGAACTCGATCGCGTAGTAGAAGTCGTTCGAACGCTTCCGACGCAGTCGAAACTCGTTCTCTTTTCGACTATATCGTTGGAAAAGAACGGCGTCCACAATATCAACACGGGCGAGGTGTACAACGTATACAAACACCTCTGCGAGGAAATCGACGCCGATATTCTCACTCAACGCCGTGTAACTGACCTCATCAGCGAACTCGACATGCTCGGAATCGTCAATGCAGTCGTCGTCTCGAAGGGTCGTTACGGCCGCACGAAAGAGATCAGCATCTCCGTTCCGATCGACGAAACCGAAGCAGTCCTCCAGTCTGACTCCCGACTGAGCGATATCGACGACATCCAACCGTTCATGCAACAAGCGCGATTCGAAAACTGA
- a CDS encoding NosD domain-containing protein, which produces MNRTSMFVLLVCLAIVGQQTVILAASSAAGRTGTDTQYISSCTVIDKPGEYVLTTDIESDADHCLDIRANGATISGEGHEIVGPTPDSELVGVFINTSNVSVENLAVRNWGYGVVLYETTDSTLDGVSVSTTNVGVRALRTIRTTLRDVSVSESSIDGVHLESNDRTRVIDTRITESEKTGLFLQNSSSTTVRKVVSRGNEFGVELEYSDRTHIRESTIENNREHGFVQTYSNDVTLSNNVLEDNGNNGIYIRLSERAVVRNGTVRKNGDAGIAASNVGNSTVMDTRVTGNEIGISVLESSVVYLGENRVRGNDDEGILLDRSTGSLVRENVVMDNEDGIFLQEANGNTLRRNAVHRNEFTGLLLNRALNNTVLGTSAKNNTDGIVGVEVESVVFAKTTATENRESGMTLLRSNENEIRNSTANKNGEAGIVLERSERTRLIDDTANSNGNDGILLNQAGYNELVRVNAVNNPKGVWLRFAGPNRLIGPVFVENQYGIVLLESGENRIVNSVFKRNTENVRRIRSSGNRFTTGCYRTDGGASRFCDTR; this is translated from the coding sequence ATGAATCGAACGAGTATGTTCGTCCTCCTTGTCTGTCTCGCTATCGTCGGACAACAGACAGTAATACTCGCCGCATCGAGCGCGGCGGGACGGACGGGAACTGACACGCAGTATATTTCGTCGTGTACGGTAATCGACAAACCGGGAGAATACGTCCTTACGACCGACATAGAGAGCGATGCCGATCACTGCCTCGATATTCGTGCAAATGGCGCCACGATCAGTGGTGAGGGGCACGAAATCGTTGGACCGACTCCCGATTCGGAACTGGTCGGTGTATTCATCAACACGTCGAACGTGAGCGTCGAAAATCTCGCGGTCAGGAACTGGGGATACGGTGTTGTGCTGTACGAAACCACGGACAGCACGCTCGATGGCGTTTCCGTATCCACTACGAACGTCGGCGTTCGTGCCTTGCGCACGATTCGAACGACACTTCGAGACGTCTCCGTCTCGGAAAGTTCAATCGACGGTGTCCACCTCGAATCGAACGATAGAACCCGTGTTATCGATACGAGAATAACGGAAAGCGAAAAAACGGGGCTCTTCTTGCAGAATTCGTCGTCCACGACCGTTCGAAAGGTCGTAAGTAGAGGGAACGAATTTGGCGTCGAACTGGAATACTCCGATAGAACGCACATCCGAGAAAGCACTATCGAAAACAACCGCGAACACGGCTTCGTTCAAACGTACTCGAACGACGTCACGCTGTCGAACAATGTGCTCGAAGACAATGGCAACAATGGGATTTATATCCGCCTTTCGGAGCGTGCAGTCGTCCGGAACGGAACCGTTCGTAAAAACGGTGATGCCGGTATCGCCGCCTCGAACGTCGGGAATTCGACCGTCATGGATACTCGGGTGACAGGGAACGAGATCGGCATTTCCGTCCTCGAATCGAGTGTCGTCTATCTCGGTGAAAACCGAGTTCGAGGAAACGACGACGAGGGGATCTTGCTCGACCGTTCCACCGGATCGCTCGTCAGGGAAAACGTCGTGATGGACAACGAAGACGGTATCTTCCTGCAGGAGGCAAACGGGAACACGCTCCGACGAAACGCCGTCCATAGAAACGAGTTTACCGGCCTCCTCCTGAATCGCGCGCTGAACAACACCGTCCTCGGAACGTCCGCAAAAAACAACACCGACGGAATCGTGGGGGTAGAAGTGGAAAGTGTCGTCTTCGCGAAAACCACGGCTACGGAAAACCGTGAGTCAGGGATGACCCTTCTCCGTTCGAACGAGAACGAGATTCGCAACAGTACGGCGAACAAAAACGGAGAGGCTGGAATCGTGCTCGAACGAAGCGAACGAACCCGTCTCATCGACGACACTGCCAACTCGAACGGCAACGATGGAATCCTTCTGAACCAAGCAGGATACAACGAGTTAGTTCGTGTCAATGCCGTAAATAACCCGAAGGGTGTGTGGTTACGTTTCGCCGGGCCGAATCGCTTGATTGGACCTGTTTTCGTGGAGAACCAGTACGGGATCGTCCTTCTCGAATCCGGTGAGAATCGGATCGTCAACTCCGTTTTCAAACGCAACACCGAGAACGTTCGTCGAATTCGATCGAGCGGGAATCGCTTCACGACTGGGTGTTACCGAACCGATGGAGGAGCCAGTCGATTCTGCGATACACGATGA
- a CDS encoding DUF5789 family protein translates to MPKDDHDVGDVQDSARERQHERAESVEDMLGDVGRMLGEHKYPTTSEELATEYGDQQIDLPNETETLGSVFDRLVDERFESAEEAREAVYNEVTGGAGGMAEYNDERELDEIDTTESDTDLS, encoded by the coding sequence ATGCCCAAGGATGACCACGATGTCGGAGACGTGCAGGACAGCGCACGCGAGCGACAGCACGAACGCGCGGAGAGTGTCGAGGATATGCTCGGTGACGTCGGTCGGATGCTCGGCGAACACAAATACCCGACGACGAGTGAGGAGTTAGCGACGGAGTACGGAGACCAGCAAATAGACCTGCCAAACGAGACAGAAACCCTGGGAAGCGTCTTCGACCGGCTCGTGGACGAACGATTCGAGTCCGCCGAAGAAGCACGGGAAGCAGTGTACAACGAAGTAACCGGAGGGGCAGGAGGAATGGCGGAGTACAATGACGAGCGGGAGTTAGATGAGATCGATACAACGGAGTCGGATACGGACTTGTCGTAA
- a CDS encoding NAD-dependent epimerase/dehydratase family protein — protein sequence MKEQSPDSNRDIDEEEHRVLVTGGAGFIGSHVADVLVESGCDVHVVDSCFTGTRDLVPNEATFYEGDIRTEEFRRLVRAISPRRIVHLAALHYIPYCNEHPEEAFDVNVMGSRNLYRAASDVDELESVVFASSAAVYPPGDAPNREEDETAPIDIYGQTKLVGEDLLELFASETDVSCAAARLFNVFGDAETNPHLIPAILDQLRDGDRTLALGNLTPRRDFVHVSDVADALVTLSADFDESYRTFNVGTGNEHSVREVVGYVGGLVGEEIEITQTEQRIRKTDRQHLCANISRIHAEIGWEPKLSFVEGLGDLIEREPLTVEPSDAEQ from the coding sequence ATGAAAGAGCAATCGCCAGACAGTAACCGAGATATCGACGAGGAAGAACACCGCGTGCTGGTGACGGGAGGTGCCGGATTCATCGGCTCGCACGTCGCAGACGTTCTTGTCGAGTCGGGATGTGACGTTCACGTCGTGGACAGCTGCTTTACGGGAACGCGAGACCTCGTCCCGAACGAGGCGACATTCTACGAGGGAGATATCCGCACGGAGGAATTCCGTCGTCTCGTTCGAGCAATCTCGCCGCGACGAATCGTCCACCTCGCCGCGCTCCATTACATTCCGTATTGCAACGAGCATCCGGAGGAAGCGTTCGACGTGAACGTCATGGGGTCCCGGAACCTCTATCGCGCCGCAAGTGACGTAGACGAACTCGAATCCGTCGTCTTCGCGTCGTCTGCCGCAGTGTATCCACCGGGTGACGCACCGAACCGGGAGGAAGACGAGACGGCACCGATCGACATCTACGGACAGACGAAGCTCGTCGGCGAAGACCTCCTCGAGCTGTTCGCAAGCGAGACCGACGTTTCCTGTGCAGCAGCCCGACTGTTCAACGTATTCGGGGACGCCGAAACGAATCCACATCTCATCCCAGCGATCCTCGACCAGTTGCGTGATGGGGATCGAACCCTCGCGCTCGGAAACCTCACACCGAGGCGGGATTTCGTCCACGTGAGCGATGTGGCGGATGCGCTCGTCACGCTCTCGGCTGACTTCGACGAATCGTATCGAACGTTCAACGTCGGGACGGGAAATGAGCACTCGGTCCGAGAGGTAGTCGGCTACGTCGGCGGACTCGTCGGTGAAGAAATCGAAATCACGCAAACTGAACAGCGTATTCGGAAGACCGACCGACAACATCTCTGTGCAAATATATCACGAATTCACGCAGAAATAGGATGGGAACCCAAACTGTCGTTCGTTGAGGGATTGGGTGATTTGATCGAACGGGAACCGTTGACGGTCGAACCGTCGGACGCCGAGCAATAG
- the cgi121 gene encoding KEOPS complex subunit Cgi121 — translation MKLVEGRTNIEDIDEFLARLGAIGDEFDCAIQAFDARYVAGCDHLESAVEHANRAFERGDSIARDPAVEILLYAAGRRQINQALEMGVSEGEQRLVVAIDGKQNGNETAAASALSEILVPAETLGNPDRETMFDFFDLSERELEATSATLSDLVCERVALLEVEK, via the coding sequence ATGAAACTGGTCGAAGGGAGAACGAATATCGAAGACATCGACGAGTTTCTCGCTCGTCTCGGAGCTATCGGCGACGAGTTCGACTGTGCGATACAAGCGTTCGACGCACGATACGTAGCAGGATGTGACCATCTCGAATCGGCGGTCGAACACGCAAATCGGGCATTCGAGCGCGGGGACAGCATCGCTCGCGACCCGGCAGTCGAAATTCTGCTGTACGCCGCTGGCCGCCGTCAGATCAATCAGGCGCTCGAAATGGGTGTTTCGGAGGGCGAACAGCGACTGGTCGTGGCTATCGACGGAAAGCAGAACGGGAATGAAACAGCAGCTGCATCGGCTCTTTCCGAGATTCTCGTCCCTGCGGAGACGCTCGGCAATCCCGACCGCGAAACGATGTTCGACTTTTTCGACCTCTCCGAACGGGAGTTGGAAGCGACCAGCGCAACTCTCAGTGACTTGGTCTGTGAGCGTGTCGCTCTACTCGAAGTCGAGAAGTAG